Sequence from the Malaciobacter pacificus genome:
ACTTTCTAAAATTGAAATATTTGATAAGGCATGAATATAAGATTTGTAACCTTTTTTTAGAAGTGTACAACCTTCAATATTATTTGTAGTATTTCTTAAAGCAATAAATTTACAGTTATTGTTTTGATTTAACTCATCATAAATTTCATCACTTTCATGACTATCAAGATGTTGTAAAAATAATATCTTATCTTCATTTGATATATTTAAATCGTAAAAATCTTCAAAGTTTTTGATTAAAATAATATCAAATTTTGTAGATTTGTTTATCTCATTTTCTAAAAAATCATATTTAGTTAAAGCTATTATTTTCATATATCAAGTGACCTTACAATTGGTTTTAGAATATAACTTAAAATAGTTTTCTTTCCAATTAAAATATCTGCATCTACAGTCATACCTGGTTTAATCTCAAGTTTTTTATTATTGTTAAGAAATTTTGTTTCAGCTTTGATATGTACGATATAATTCTCTTTTTCTGGGTCTTTTTCATCAATCAATGTATCCGCTGAAATATAAGAGATTTCACCTTTAACTGATCCATAAAGTGAAAAGTCATAGGGTCTAAGTTTTATTCTTACTTCTTGACCTTCGTATAAAAAACCAATATCTGCAGGGTCTACTTTAATCTCTGCCAACATATATTTTGAGTCAGGGACAATCTGTGCCATAATAGTTCCAGGAGATACTGCTTCACCTTTTGTTTTCACTGAGATTTTTTTGATAATTCCATCATCGGGTGACTTGATAATAGTTTCAGTTAATTTTTCTTCTAAATATTTTAAGTCTTCTTTTACTGTTTTAATATCATTATATACAACTAAAAGTTCATCTTTTGCTTTTGATCTGTAATCTTCTTTTGTCTCATCAATACTTCTTTCTATCTCTTTAATAGATGATTTTAAAGTAGGAATAGAACCTTTTAAAGTTTTAAGTTCAGCATCCACATCATTTTTCTTTCTTTGTAAATCTAAAAGCTCAACTTTAGAGATAATTCTTTCCTCAACCAAAGGCATTTTTATTTTCATCTCTTTTTGGATTAAGGCAAAATTGTTTTCAGTAATTTTTAGATTTTTATAGGCATCTTTTAAATCATTTTTTCTTTGAGACAGTTGTTCTTTTAGAATATTTATTGCTGCTTGGTATTTTTTCTCGTTGATTTTAAATAGTTGTATCTCATTTTCCATTATTTCAGGATCATATTTAATAACTTCCTTATTTACTTTAATTTCAGTGTTTTCTGCTTGAGCTTTTAATCTTTGCGCTTTAGCTAAAAATGTATTAAGGTTGTATCTGTTTTTTTCAATTTCACTTTTAAAGTTAACATCTGATAAATTAAATAATACTTCACCTTTTTTAACTTTATCCCCCTCTTTTATAAAGCTTTCTTTTAAAATTCCACCTTCAAGTGATGAAATAGTTTGAATATTTGTACTTGTTATGACTTTTCCATTTGTTTTAACGATATCATCAATCTCTGAAAAATATGACCATGTTAATAAAAATAAAAGGGTAAATGAAATTAACCATAAAACTTTATGTAAGCTACTTGATGTTTTAAGTAAAATTGCAGATGAAAATGATGACATAAATTCTAATGTTGACTTATCATATTTTTTCTTTAGAAGGTTTTCTTCATTTACTTTTTTTAGTATCTTTTCTTTTGTAATATCATTACTTGTAATAATAAAACCTATATGTTCTTTATTATCGTCAAATAATGGAGTTATAATAGTATCAGTCCAAATTACTGAATCAGAAAATGAACTATGTTTTACTTCCCCTTTCCAAACAGTTTTTAAACTACTGGCTTCTTTAAATTGATTATTAAAGTTTATTATAGAATCTTTTTTTATCAATAATGTGTAAGGTTTATCAATTAATTCTGATGGTTTATAATCAAAAACATTGCAAAGACTCGTACTTACATGTTTTATTGTTCCATCTTTATCTGTAAGTGCTAACATAACATAGTTATCTAAAAGTTCTCTATTTTGAAATTTAAAACTTTTTCTGAGTTGGTCGTCAAAACCTTTTTTTTCTTCCACTGTAAACCTTATTATTAGATAAAATCTAAGAAATCATTAAAATTAGTTCTTATTTTATAAAAACTTTTATAAAAATTTGGTAATATATACATAAATATTTGGTTGTTAGGAGAATATAGTGAAAATATATATTAATTTATTTGTTATTTTTCACTTTTTAATGGTTTCTTCACTTTTTGGATTTTCTATAAAAGATGGTTATCCACTAGCATTAGAAAATGATATGGATTTTAAAATCAATAAAAATAATTTAAATAATATAAGTATTGATAAAAAGATTGCTGATTCTTTATTATATCCATCTTTGGATTTTTCTGCTAATGTCGAAGCTAGTAGATTAACTCAAGGAAAACTAACTCCAGATAATGAATCTTTAACAAAATCTGATAACTACGAATTAAAATTAACACAACCTATTTTTGATGGTTTCGAATCATCATATGAAAAAAAATTACAAGAGCAAAGATCTAAATCTGCAATTTATTATTTGAAAGAGAGCCAAAATAATGTTGCTTTAAACTATGTAATTGCATATGTAAATACTTTGAGAGAAAAAGATTTATTTAGTTTGAGTAAGGAAAATTTACAAATTAGTAAAGATATATTTAATAAGGTATATAAGAAAGTAAATATTGGATATGGAACAAAATTAGAGTTTGAAGAAGTTAAATCAAATATGGTAGAAAGCCAAGTTAATCTAGATATCCAAAAAATAAATTTAAAAGAAGCAATTGAAAACTTAAAATTATTTGTTCAAAGTGATTTTGATAGTAGTGAGCTAGAAAAACCAAATTTAAATGTTAAATTACCAAAAACTGTAAGTGAAGCATTAGAAATTGCATATAGAGAAAACCCTTCTATTAATGTTTCGAAAACTAATGTATATGTAGCAAAGTTTGAGCAAAAAAGAAATCAAAAAGATTTTTATCCAAATTTAGATTTAGTTAGTTCATATAATGTCAATAATGCTTTGTTTAAAGAAAATGATCAAGAATACAATGAATACAAAGTTGGTTTTGAAATTTCATACAATTTATTTAATGGTGGAAGAGATACTTTAAGTGATAAAAAAGCATTACAAAATATTAAAGATAAAGAACTTTTAGTTAAAAAAAGTAAATATCAAGTTAAAACTGATCTGAGATTAGCATGGAATGCTTATAAATTAAACAAAGAAAAAC
This genomic interval carries:
- a CDS encoding response regulator transcription factor produces the protein MKIIALTKYDFLENEINKSTKFDIILIKNFEDFYDLNISNEDKILFLQHLDSHESDEIYDELNQNNNCKFIALRNTTNNIEGCTLLKKGYKSYIHALSNISILESVIDTVNDGNTWVYPELMQFLINSIPINDTKKNTLFNELKVKELEVLELVAQGLTNSKIANTLDIAEVTVKKHISSLFKKLKVKDRLALALVYKNYVN
- a CDS encoding HlyD family type I secretion periplasmic adaptor subunit; protein product: MEEKKGFDDQLRKSFKFQNRELLDNYVMLALTDKDGTIKHVSTSLCNVFDYKPSELIDKPYTLLIKKDSIINFNNQFKEASSLKTVWKGEVKHSSFSDSVIWTDTIITPLFDDNKEHIGFIITSNDITKEKILKKVNEENLLKKKYDKSTLEFMSSFSSAILLKTSSSLHKVLWLISFTLLFLLTWSYFSEIDDIVKTNGKVITSTNIQTISSLEGGILKESFIKEGDKVKKGEVLFNLSDVNFKSEIEKNRYNLNTFLAKAQRLKAQAENTEIKVNKEVIKYDPEIMENEIQLFKINEKKYQAAINILKEQLSQRKNDLKDAYKNLKITENNFALIQKEMKIKMPLVEERIISKVELLDLQRKKNDVDAELKTLKGSIPTLKSSIKEIERSIDETKEDYRSKAKDELLVVYNDIKTVKEDLKYLEEKLTETIIKSPDDGIIKKISVKTKGEAVSPGTIMAQIVPDSKYMLAEIKVDPADIGFLYEGQEVRIKLRPYDFSLYGSVKGEISYISADTLIDEKDPEKENYIVHIKAETKFLNNNKKLEIKPGMTVDADILIGKKTILSYILKPIVRSLDI